The genomic segment ATGATGTCCTGCCAGCACGCGATGAACCTGGGACGCTCGGCCGGCCACAATGCGGCCGCCGACCTGATCGGGGAGGCGATGATTCCCTACGCGCAGCCCAAGTACGTGACCTGCCTGGACCTGGGGCCGTGGGGCGCCGTCTACACCGAGGGCTGGGACCGCCAGGTGGTGCTTTTAGGTGCGGAGGCCAAGGCGCTGAAGACCCGCATCAACACCGAATGGATCTATCCGCCCAGTGGTGAGCGTGCGGAGATCCTGGCGTTGGCCGACCCGCTTCGCATCGTGGTTGCCTGACAGCGCCAGGACGTTCAGCAAGCACCGCTCCCTGAAGGGAGTGGTGCTCCTCATGGCGCAGCACGTGCAAAGCACCGCTTCATCCCCACTTCACCGTCACCCCATCGCCCCGCCATGCGCTGGCTTGAAGCTGCATCCCTGATTTCCAGCAGGCCTTGCAGCAATGCCCCACATTCCCTCCGCTTACGACCAGGACGTGGTCATCGTCGGCGCCAGTTTCGCCGGTGCCGCCTGTGCGCTGGCTGCTGCCCAGTACGGCCTGCGCGTGTGCGTGCTGGAACGCAAGGCCGATCCCGGCGAGCGCCTGCACACCACCGGCATCGTGGTGAAGGAAGCGATGGAACAGACGTGGCTGGGGCGTATGCCGGAGCACCTGCTGCAACGCGTCGCGGATGTGCGCCTGTACGCGCCCAACCTGCGCAACGTGCTGCTGACTGCACCCGGCTACTACTTCCTCACCACCGATACGCCGAACCTGATGCGCTGGCTGGCCAGCGAACTGCGTGCGAACGGCGTGGACCTGCACCTGCAACAGTCCTTCACCGGTGCCCGCCGCAGTGGCGAAGGTTGGGATGTGGAAGGAGTGGGGCGCTGCGCCTATCTGGTCGGTGCCGATGGCGCGCGTTCGCGCGTGGCCCAGCGCACCGGCCTCGGTCGGGTGCGTGACAACCTTTACGGCGTCGAACGCGAGTTCGCTGGCCTGCAATTGCCGCAGGGCGATGCATTGCATTGCTTCGTCAGCAAGCGCTTCGCACCGGGCTATATCGGCTGGGTCGCACAGAATCCGACGGGCCTGCAGGTGGGCCTGGCACTGCGCCATGACCCGGCACAGGTGCGGCCGCCGGATATCGATGGCTTCCTTGAGCACGTGCGCGATGTGGTCGGCATTCCGCCCGCCGCGCGGCCTTCGGCCACCCGCGCCGGGTTGGTGCCGTGCGGCCGGCCGGACGGCCCGATCACCGGCCCTGGCGTGATCCTGACCGGCGACGCCGCGGGCATCGTCTCGCCGCTCTCGGCCGGCGGTATCCACTCCTCGTGGCGGCATGGCTGGGCCGTGGGCGATGCCATAGGCCGGCATCTGCGCGGCACCGGCCCACAGCCGGAGCATGTGGCGCGGCAGGTGGCGCCGGCGTTCCATGGCAAGCGCCTGCTGCGCTGGGCGATGGATCATCTGCAGGCCGATTGGCCCCTCAACGTACTGCTGCATACGGCAGCCACGCGGCGCGTCGCCGAGCAGATCTACTTCCACCGTCGCGGTCTTCGCACGTGAAGGGAGCAGGCAGGGGCGCCCAAGCCAGGCCGCTTACGCCAAGTGAAAATTCCTGTTGACGCCGTGCAGCAATATCGACACAATAGCGCTCCTTCGACGCAGGTCGAACGAAATCTGCGGGAATAGCTCAGTTGGTAGAGCGCAACCTTGCCAAGGTTGAGGTCGCGAGTTCGAGTCTCGTTTCCCGCTCCAGATTCAGGAAAAACGCTCCCGCAAGGGGGCGTTTTTTCGTTTGTCGCGATGCTGGCTGCTGCAGTCGCCACAGCCGCGCCACGGCATCTTCATGGAAGGCGTGGTATCAGTGCGCCTGTGGGGAGATTCCGACATCAGTGTCGCAATCGGAATGGCGGGTCGCATCGGTCGTGGGGACGGCCGGACGCGTGAGCCGCGGGATGGGCTCCGGCAAGGCTCAATGGCTTGGAATGTGCACCAGCGTTCTGCGCGTCGCGCGCGCTGAAAGGCTGGCGAAAGGCCAGCATCAGCGTTGCCTGAACCGCACGCGTGTTGTGACGTTTTTCGGACCAATTCTCCATGTTCGCTCCACAATCGCACGGTAGCCTTCATGCTCCTTCTACACGTTGGCGGGCTGGTGGTCAGGCGTATCACTCCAGTGGCAGTGCCCAGGACCGGGCGCGGATCTTCCCTGCAGGCGGTGCTGCGCCCCGGCGCACTGCTGGCCAGCCTGGCCCTGGCAGGTTGCATGTCGGTGCCGGTGCCGGACCTGCCCGGCCGCACGCCCAGCGCCTGGACCCAGCTGCCACAGGGGCAGGGCGTGGCGGTGGACGCCAGGCAATGGTGGAAGGTGCTGGCCGACCCGGCGCTGGATGGCCTGGTGGACCAGGCCATTGCCGGCAACCTCGACCTGCAGCAGGCCACGCTGCGCCTGCAGGCGGTGCGGATCGTCGCCGGCACGTCGGACTCACGCTTCCTGCCGGAGATCTCGGCCAGCGCCAAGCAGGTGCAGGACGCCGCCGCCGTCGATACCTATTTCCATGCGGGCATTGAAGCGATCTGGGACCTGGGCCTGTTCGGTGCCGCCGAGAGTGCGCAGTTGAGCGCGCAGGCTTCGGCCGGCAATGCCGAGGCGCTGCGCAGTGCTGCGCAGGTTGCGGTGATCGCCGACGTGGTGCGCAGCTACCTGGATCTGACCGTGGCGCAGGCCCAGCAGGACCTGCTGGCCCGGCAGCAGGCGGTGGATGATCGCGGCGAGCAGTTGGCGCTGGTTCGCCAGCGCCTGCGCCTGGATGAGCCGGGCGAACTTGATCGGCTGCGGGCTCGCCAGGCAGCCACCCGCGCGGCCACGGCGCAGGCCAGCGAGAATGCGGACAATGCCGCCCGTGCATTGGCCCTGCTGCTGGGCCGCGATGGCCCGGACCCGGCCTGGCGTGCGTATCGCACGCCGCCGAAGCTGGGCGCATTCTCGCTGCAGCAGGTGCCGGCCGACCTGCTGCGTCACCGTCCGCAGATCCTGCTGGCCGAATCGGAAGTGATGCAGGCTGCGGCAAGCAAGGGTTCCGCGCGTGCCGCGATGTATCCGCGGGTCAGCCTCGGCGGTTCGATCCTGTACGCCTACAACCTCACCCAGAACGCCCGCTCCAATTCCGATTCCAGTCCCTCCATCGGCCCGTACATCGATATTCCGCTGTGGGATTGGGGCCAGCGCCGCGCGCGGTTCCATGCCGATGAGAAACAGCTGGATGCCGCGCTACTCGGCTACCGCAAGGCGGTGCTGGAAGGGGTGAGCGAAGTGGAAGGCGCACTGGGCAGCCTGGCACGCCAGGACAGCAGCATCCAGTCGCTGCGTGCGGCCAATGATGCCGCCGGCCAGCAGGTCAAGCGCCAGGCACGGCAGGTGCAGTTGGGCCTGTCCAGCGAATTCGATGGCCTCGACACCCAGCGCGCTGCGTTGTC from the Stenotrophomonas maltophilia genome contains:
- a CDS encoding efflux transporter outer membrane subunit; translation: MLLLHVGGLVVRRITPVAVPRTGRGSSLQAVLRPGALLASLALAGCMSVPVPDLPGRTPSAWTQLPQGQGVAVDARQWWKVLADPALDGLVDQAIAGNLDLQQATLRLQAVRIVAGTSDSRFLPEISASAKQVQDAAAVDTYFHAGIEAIWDLGLFGAAESAQLSAQASAGNAEALRSAAQVAVIADVVRSYLDLTVAQAQQDLLARQQAVDDRGEQLALVRQRLRLDEPGELDRLRARQAATRAATAQASENADNAARALALLLGRDGPDPAWRAYRTPPKLGAFSLQQVPADLLRHRPQILLAESEVMQAAASKGSARAAMYPRVSLGGSILYAYNLTQNARSNSDSSPSIGPYIDIPLWDWGQRRARFHADEKQLDAALLGYRKAVLEGVSEVEGALGSLARQDSSIQSLRAANDAAGQQVKRQARQVQLGLSSEFDGLDTQRAALSSQADLIGAQGARVLAFASLYRALGGAPLPVEGEGEPQ
- a CDS encoding NAD(P)/FAD-dependent oxidoreductase, with protein sequence MPHIPSAYDQDVVIVGASFAGAACALAAAQYGLRVCVLERKADPGERLHTTGIVVKEAMEQTWLGRMPEHLLQRVADVRLYAPNLRNVLLTAPGYYFLTTDTPNLMRWLASELRANGVDLHLQQSFTGARRSGEGWDVEGVGRCAYLVGADGARSRVAQRTGLGRVRDNLYGVEREFAGLQLPQGDALHCFVSKRFAPGYIGWVAQNPTGLQVGLALRHDPAQVRPPDIDGFLEHVRDVVGIPPAARPSATRAGLVPCGRPDGPITGPGVILTGDAAGIVSPLSAGGIHSSWRHGWAVGDAIGRHLRGTGPQPEHVARQVAPAFHGKRLLRWAMDHLQADWPLNVLLHTAATRRVAEQIYFHRRGLRT